atttttattaaaatatctctgattgtgtcagaaagaagaaagtcctatacacctagaatggcttgtaTAGCCTGGGCTAATTTTGAGTAAATTATAAAGtattttgtgtaaaatatgAGCTAATaatgagtaaagcttgggctaattgtCATTTgaatgtgaactaatcctttcagTTAAAgcagtactgtatatatgatTTGGTATGTTTGTCTTTTATCTTTAATCATGTTGAAATGTGAAGTGTTGCATCTGTGTATATGCTCAAGTCAGAGTATGTAATATGGCTTAATTTACACCTCTTTcgatatataaaactatataataagACAATATTTATCAAAATTTTGGGCCATGACTGTTAATGTAACtgatagttatatatatatatatatatatatatatatatatatatatatatatatatatatatatatatatatatatatatatatatatatatatatatatatatatatatatatatatatatattttttgtttggcataatttttaaatgtaaaaatacaaaatattatttaatttaaaatctgttttgcatagatttttttttttaatattcttcTGCCAATGGGGATGGAACAACCTGGATTTTTGTCTCGGAAACAATGAGCGAAACTTAGAAACTTAGAAAAGTATGAAGTTAGAAAATGCATGTGAAAGGTGAAGCTTGTGCAAATGATTGCATTTCaaggtgttttgttttttgactaaGCCAAATTTAATACTGGCAATTAAATGAATTCTTATCCATGGCATTACCACAATAGTAACAACAATTTTGCGTAAACAATCTCATTTTGCGTCATAGATAAAAATACTCTCCTTGGCAGcagtgaactttttttttcaaacagccAATGTAGAAAAATACAATAACTCTAAAAATTGCATAAAACTTtccaaaatattataatatggcAATACAAACACAGACTCATTCAACTGCTTTGATAAAAGGTCACATGACAGAAAACTCCCATTGGGACAGATATTGCAGCAAACAGTTTCTTCCCTAAAGGCACAAACACTCCCACGCTCCACATGTTTACTTCTCGACAGAAATCTCTCGGTGCTCTAAACTTTCTGCCAATCCTGTGCAGAAGGAGATCCCGTCTGTAGCCCAGCGAAAAACACCTGGTACCTGTGCTTCCATATCAGGAAGGCCCCCACCAGGCAGATGATGGCTTGAGCCAGGTTCAGCACCATCTGCAGAAGGTAATACATGGGTAGAGTGCTGATGATGGCACTGCAGTCTGTCACACCTCTGTAGGTGAAAGTGCGGGCGATGGGGTCATCGGGGTCCAGGGTGCACATACAATCCTCCATCATTTCCGTGCACTGGTAGCTGTTAGTCAGGGCGTAATGGTAGCACTGGAAGGCGATGACCACTACCGAAATGACCAGCCCCATCGTGCACAGGAAGAAGTACAGGAGCTGGGTGGAAGTGGGAGAGCAATTGCTGTCATTTGTGACGATTAAGGCAGGGCGATGGAAATAAGATTTTAATAGACTAAAATGCCTGTACTTGTTCATTTAAAACCAGCTCAGTGCTCTGTCTTGATGACTCAGGAATGTTACTGCCAATGTCAATGgtccattaaatattaaaaatatgcctaactaaaggaacagttcacctcaaaattttgattttgtcaTTAACACACTCATGCCATACTTTCTTTCTCATGCCTCGTATTTCTTAAACACAAAAGATTTTATTCAGTGAACAGTTCACCCTAAGTGAACCATCTTAGGGTAAAGAAAATGTTAACAGTCTGAAGTTTCAATAGAATGTTAAAGGAACCACACAGGCTAATAAAGAATCTttcatttttaagagtgtatttaAGGTAGATTGTTCAGAATTGTGATGAGAAATCCAACTCATTTCCAATGCCAAATTTACACTGCAAAGGCACAGAGGTACTTCTGAAGTGGCATCAAGGTGTTTTTACACACTGTTTAATGCTGCTCAGAGGTGCCATATATGCTTTACTCAGAAAATATAACTGTATACTTTGAAACAAGGGGCTGAGGTGGGTCAGAGCAGGCACAATTTAGTTTGGCTTCTATGTGGCATAGAAGACTGAATTTTGAGGAGGCACAGAGCCGCCTTAACTCAGCTTccattttttaatcatttttatccATTTTATGATTATCAAGTCATGACTCAGCGTAAGTCATAAATAACAACTGAAATCGTAAAGACAAAATCGTAAAAACAACTGACTCAAAGATTGCTAATTCATAATTCAAAGACTTAtatagagctttataagtaatgGTCTGCTTTTATAATACTAAAATggtgtttttttgtcttttgagaCATTTAAAATCACTTTCAacaaataaaggttccaaaagggttttttttttttttttttttgtgattcatagaagaaccattttagGTTTCCTAGATCTTAAAAGAACATTTGTTACCCTGgtccacaaaaccagtcataggTTGCACAGGtgtatttgtagcaatagccaacaatacattgtatgggacaaaattatcgatttttcgtTAATGCCAAAAAATATTgagatattaagtaaagatcatgtcccatgaagatattttgtaaatttcctaccgtcaatatataaaaaatttacttttgtgagtggatatgcattgctaaggacttaatttaaaggcaattttctcaatagttttatttttttgcaccctcagattccagattttcaaatagttgtatctcagccaaatataTAATCATACATCAATTGAAAGcgtatttattcagctttcaggtgatgtataaatcttaatttaaaaaaattgacccttatgagtGGTTTTGTGGTCACATTTTAACAACCCAAAGAACCTTTTCCATTATAAGGAACCTTTTTGTGCattggaaaggttccatggttGTTAGATGTTCTTCATGGAATCATCAAtaccaataaagaacctttatttattttatttaagagTGAATGGCAAAGAGCTACTTGGACAGTTTCAtggaagaaataaaataatagtgTGTTGGAATGACATGGTGGTAAGTAAATGATCATTATGtgattaaataatttttcagtTCAAATACGACGATATGTCGATTTTGTTTAATTCTAGACCTGTTGCTAGATAGCCAGTACATTTTATCATAGAAGTCCCTTGCTCTCAGAACAAGAATGCACCTTTGTGGGTTTTAAAGTCCATTTGAAATGTATTTACATATGAGGGGCAATTGTAATTTATccaaaaactgcatttatttttcaCCTTTATGATAAATTGAACCGATGCTCTCTCATCAGGCACTCTGGTGATGCAGAAGAGGATGAATCCCAGCAGAGACACCACACACATCTGCAAAACACCAAAATACAGTAGAGAATTTTTAATAGATTTGTCACTCATGTACCATATACAGTATAAACCATCAAACATGCTAAGTGAgttggagtgtggatcgccgTTATCACGTGCATTTCACAGTCTATTGCCgaaaaatgttgtcattgttGCCATGAACGCATACCAGTCTACTGGATTGATCTAATCTTATTTGCAGTGCAGCAGAGCTCCTAAGTTTTCTGTGTGTGCCAGGCTTGTCATGAGCCAACCATAACCCTTATTGTAATCAGCATTGTGCAACTCAGCATTGAGCTGTCATCTGATAATATATTGACTGCTGCTGCAAATTGAATAGCTTGACCCCTCCCCACCCTCCGAGATATCTTTATCTCTCAC
The nucleotide sequence above comes from Chanodichthys erythropterus isolate Z2021 chromosome 7, ASM2448905v1, whole genome shotgun sequence. Encoded proteins:
- the sspn gene encoding sarcospan: MGSGTSPKGSAGGSNAAPGNEKKGQAKPGGPVLEEAQTCCGCRFPLVVALLQLLLGIAVAGVAFLMITISPSLLARETPHWAGIIMCVVSLLGFILFCITRVPDERASVQFIIKLLYFFLCTMGLVISVVVIAFQCYHYALTNSYQCTEMMEDCMCTLDPDDPIARTFTYRGVTDCSAIISTLPMYYLLQMVLNLAQAIICLVGAFLIWKHRYQVFFAGLQTGSPSAQDWQKV